The Raphanus sativus cultivar WK10039 chromosome 2, ASM80110v3, whole genome shotgun sequence genome includes a region encoding these proteins:
- the LOC108832452 gene encoding malate dehydrogenase 1, cytoplasmic, translating to MAKEPVRVLVTGAAGQIGYALVPMIARGIMLGADQPVILHMLDIPPAAEALNGVKMELIDAAFPLLKGVVATTDAVEGCTGVNVAVMVGGFPRKEGMERKDVMSKNVSIYKSQAAALEKHAAPNCKVLVVANPANTNALILKEFAPSIPEKNITCLTRLDHNRALGQISERLSVPVSDVKNVIIWGNHSSTQYPDVNHAKVQTSSGEKPVRELVKNDEWLNGEFITTVQQRGAAIIKARKLSSALSAASSACDHIRDWVLGTPEGTFVSMGVYSDGSYNVPSGLIYSFPVTCRNGEWSIVQGLPIDEVSRKKMDLTAEELKEEKDLAYSCLS from the exons ATGGCGAAGGAACCAGTTCGCGTTCTCGTTACCGGTGCTGCAG GACAAATTGGATACGCACTTGTTCCTATGATTGCAAGGGGTATCATGCTTGGTGCTGACCAGCCTGTGATCCTCCACATGTTGGATATTCCTCCTGCTGCTGAAGCTCTCAACGGTGTCAAGATGGAGTTGATCGATGCTGCTTTCCCTCTTCTCAAAG GTGTTGTTGCTACAACTGATGCCGTTGAGGGATGTACTGGAGTCAACGTTGCTGTTATGGTTGGTGGTTTCCCCAGGAAAGAAGGTATGGAGAGGAAGGATGTCATGTCCAAGAATGTCTCCATTTACAAGTCCCAGGCTGCTGCCTTGGAGAAGCATGCCGCTCCTAACTGCAAG gttcttgtTGTTGCAAACCCTGCCAACACCAACGCATTGATCCTCAAGGAATTTGCACCATCCATCCCTGAGAAGAACATCACTTGTTTGACAAGGCTTGACCACAACAGGGCCTTGGGTCAGATCTCTGAGAGGTTGAGCGTGCCTGTCTCTGATGTTAAGAACGTGATTATCTGGGGTAACCACTCATCCACACAGTACCCTGATGTCAACCACGCTAAGGTGCAGACATCTTCTGGAGAAAAGCCTGTCCGCGAGCTCGTCAAGAACGATGAGTGGTTGAATGGAGAGTTCATCACTACGGTTCAGCAACGTGGAGCTGCAATCATCAAGGCGAGGAAGTTGTCTAGTGCACTCTCTGCTGCTAGCTCTGCATGTGACCACATCCGTGACTGGGTCCTTGGAACTCCAGAG GGGACATTTGTTTCCATGGGAGTATACTCAGATGGCTCTTACAACGTTCCATCAGGACTTATCTACTCCTTCCCTGTCACTTGCCGCAATGGAGAGTGGAGTATTGTCCAAG GGCTTCCTATCGATGAAGTATCAAGGAAGAAGATGGATTTGACTGCAGAGGAGCTGAAGGAAGAGAAGGACTTGGCATACTCATGCCTCTCTTAA
- the LOC108832448 gene encoding cryptochrome-1 translates to MSTNKKTIVWFRRDLRIEDNPALAAAAHEGSVFPVFIWCPEEEGQFYPGRASRWWMKQSLAHLSQSLKALGSQLTLIKTHNTVSAILDCVRATGATKVVFNHLYDPVSLVRDHTVKEKLVQRGVSVQSYNGDLLYEPWEIYCEKGKPYTSFNSYWKKCLDMSVESVVLPPPWRLVPLTAAETVWACSIEELGLENEAEKPSNALLTRAWSPGWSNADKILNEFIEKQLIDYAKNSKKVVGNSTSLLSPYLHFGEISVRRVFQCARMKQIIWVRDKKGEGEESADLFLRGIGLRDYSRYICFNFPFTHEQSLLSHLRFFPWDADVEKFKAWRQGRTGYPLVDAGMRELWATGWMHNRIRVIVSSFAVKFLLLPWKWGMKYFWDTLLDADLECDIIGWQYISGSLPDGHELDRLDNPAIQGAKYDPEGEYIRQWLPELARLPTEWIHHPWDAPLTVLKASGVELGTNYAKPIVDIDTARELLTKAISRTREAQIMIGAAPDEIVADSFEALEAANTVKEHGLCPSSNDQQVPLDVRYNGSKRVKPVEEDEEREMKKLRGFNEVIREEEERGLFSTAESSSSSSVRSVFMVSHSCSLVSEGKNLEGIQDSSDQIATSLGKNG, encoded by the exons ATGTCGACAAACAAAAAGACGATAGTTTGGTTCAGAAGGGACCTAAGGATAGAGGATAACCCTGCATTAGCAGCCGCTGCTCACGAAGGATCCGTGTTCCCTGTTTTCATCTGGTGTCCCGAAGAAGAAGGACAGTTTTATCCAGGAAGAGCTTCTAGATGGTGGATGAAACAATCACTTGCTCACTTGAGCCAATCCTTGAAGGCTCTTGGTTCTCAGCTTACTTTGATCAAAACCCATAACACCGTTTCAGCTATCTTGGACTGTGTTCGTGCAACCGGTGCTACTAAAGTCGTCTTTAATCACCTCTACG ATCCTGTTTCGTTGGTTAGGGACCATACCGTGAAGGAGAAACTAGTGCAACGTGGTGTCTCTGTGCAAAGCTACAACGGTGATCTATTGTATGAGCCGTGGGAGATATACTGTGAAAAGGGCAAACCTTATACTAGTTTTAATTCTTACTGGAAGAAGTGCTTAGACATGTCTGTTGAATCCGTTGTGCTTCCTCCTCCTTGGCGCTTGGTTCCTCTCACTGCAG CTGAAACGGTTTGGGCGTGTTCAATTGAAGAGCTAGGACTAGAAAACGAGGCCGAGAAGCCGAGCAATGCGTTGCTAACCAGAGCTTGGTCACCAGGGTGGAGCAACGCTGACAAGATACTAAACGAGTTCATCGAGAAGCAGCTCATAGACTACGCAAAGAACAGCAAGAAAGTCGTTGGGAACTCGACGTCGCTGCTCTCTCCTTATCTCCATTTCGGGGAGATAAGCGTCAGACGCGTGTTCCAATGCGCTAGGATGAAACAGATCATATGGGTGAGAGACAAGAAGGGTGAAGGAGAAGAAAGTGCTGATCTTTTCCTCAGAGGGATCGGTCTAAGAGACTACTCTCGTTACATATGTTTCAACTTCCCTTTTACTCACGAGCAGTCTTTGCTGAGTCATCTCCGTTTCTTCCCTTGGGATGCTGATGTCGAGAAGTTCAAGGCGTGGAGGCAAGGCAGGACTGGTTATCCGTTGGTGGATGCTGGGATGAGAGAGCTTTGGGCTACTGGATGGATGCATAACAGGATTAGAGTGATTGTTTCGAGCTTTGCTGTGAAGTTTCTTCTCCTTCCGTGGAAATGGGGGATGAAGTATTTTTGGGATACTCTTTTGGATGCTGATTTGGAGTGTGACATCATTGGATGGCAGTATATCTCCGGGAGCTTGCCTGATGGCCACGAGCTTGATCGCTTGGACAATCCTGCA ATACAAGGAGCAAAGTATGACCCGGAAGGAGAGTACATAAGGCAATGGCTACCCGAGCTGGCGAGGTTGCCAACTGAAtggatccatcatccatgggaCGCTCCATTAACCGTACTCAAAGCTTCCGGTGTGGAACTCGGAACTAACTACGCCAAACCCATCGTAGATATCGACACAGCTCGTGAGCTGCTGACCAAAGCTATATCAAGAACTCGTGAGGCACAGATCATGATCGGAGCAGCGCCTGATGAGATTGTAGCTGATAGCTTCGAGGCCTTAGAGGCTGCTAATACCGTTAAAGAACATGGTCTTTGCCCGTCGTCTAATGACCAGCAAGTACCGTTGGATGTTCGTTACAATGGGTCAAAGAGAGTGAAACCcgttgaagaagatgaagagagagagatgaagaaacTTAGAGGATTCAATGAAGTtattagagaagaagaagaaaggggtTTGTTTTCTACTGctgagtcttcttcttcttcgagtgTTAGGAGTGTGTTCATGGTTTCTCATTCTTGCTCGCTCGTATCAGAAGGGAAGAATCTGGAAGGTATTCAAGATTCTTCTGATCAGATTGCTACAAGTTTGGGGAAAAATGGTTAG
- the LOC108826170 gene encoding 1-aminocyclopropane-1-carboxylate oxidase homolog 6, with translation MESKDFDTYSERKAFDETKEGVKGLVDAHVTEIPRIFRLPQDFLSDKKPSVSSSDPAIPIIDFADVHVSREHIVEKIKDAAGNWGFFQVINHGVPLNVLEEIQEGVRRFFEQDPEVKKAYFTRDAAKTFVYNSNFDLYGSSLCVGWRDSFACYMSPHPPNPEELPVVCRDAMIEHTKHIKSLGVLLFELLSEALGLSSDKLKSMDCMKGFLMICHYYPPCPQPDLTIGTNNHSDNSFLTVLLQDQVGGLQIHHQDHWVDVTPIPGALVINIGDFLQLITNDKFISAEHRVLSNINETRISVASFFSTSMLPNATVYGPIKELLSKENPPKYREFTLEEYTKGYFKKGLDGTSYLSNFKI, from the exons ATGGAGAGCAAAGACTTCGACACTTACAGTGAGCGCAAAGCTTTCGATGAGACGAAAGAAGGTGTCAAAGGCCTCGTCGATGCTCATGTCACCGAGATTCCTCGCATATTCCGTCTCCCTCAAGACTTCTTATCCGATAAGAAACCTTCTGTTTCCTCCTCTGATCCCGCAATCCCTATCATCGACTTTGCAGACGTCCACGTCTCGCGTGAACATATCGTTGAGAAGATCAAAGACGCTGCAGGGAACTGGGGTTTTTTCCAGGTGATCAATCATGGCGTTCCTTTAAACGTTCTTGAAGAGATCCAAGAAGGAGTTCGAAGGTTCTTTGAGCAAGATCCGGAGGTTAAGAAAGCTTACTTCACCCGTGACGCCGCCAAGACATTTGTATACAATAGTAACTTTGATCTGTATGGCTCTTCTTTATGCGTTGGCTGGAGAGACAGCTTCGCTTGTTACATGTCTCCTCATCCTCCAAATCCTGAAGAGCTCCCTGTGGTTTGCAG GGATGCTATGATCGAACACACGAAGCATATAAAGAGCTTAGGTGTCTTGCTTTTTGAACTCTTGTCGGAAGCTCTCGGTCTGAGCTCTGATAAGCTTAAGAGCATGGACTGTATGAAGGGTTTTCTTATGATATGCCACTACTACCCTCCATGTCCTCAACCTGACTTAACCATCGGCACAAATAACCATTCAGACAACTCTTTCCTCACTGTTCTtcttcaagaccaagtcggtgGCCTTCAGATTCATCATCAAGACCATTGGGTCGATGTTACACCTATTCCCGGGGCTCTTGTTATCAACATAGGAGATTTCTTGCAG CTTATAACCAACGACAAGTTCATAAGCGCAGAGCATAGGGTGCTTTCAAACATAAATGAAACGAGGATTTCAGTAGCGAGCTTTTTCAGCACGAGTATGCTTCCGAATGCAACTGTTTATGGCCCTATCAAAGAGCTTCTCTCTAAAGAAAACCCTCCAAAATACAGAGAGTTTACTTTAGAAGAGTATACAAAAGGATACTTTAAAAAGGGCCTTGATGGAACATCTTATCTGTCCAATTTCAAGATATGA
- the LOC130508474 gene encoding uncharacterized protein LOC130508474 has product MLLFQRKQIHWRTLIQYARQDAAEWKKEDVQDFNHNARSVNGYRGASTRWERPDTGWVKCNVDCTFVDQNTHTTAGWIVRDEHGAYKGAAHARGKQVLTVLESELQGILMALQHCWSQGHRRIIIEGDNIKAMDLLNDKLLHFSSYNWIREIRWWKQKFEQVVFKWIKREGNKAADKLAKQMLEYQSSFSFYYYVPSFLSNILHEDYVLSQHH; this is encoded by the coding sequence ATGCTACTTTTTCAGAGAAAACAGATCCATTGGAGAACATTAATTCAGTATGCGAGACAGGATGCTGCAGAATGGAAAAAGGAAGACGTCCAAGATTTCAATCACAATGCAAGATCGGTTAACGGATACAGAGGAGCTTCAACAAGATGGGAGAGACCAGACACAGGATGGGTGAAATGTAATGTTGATTGCACTTTTGTGGATCAAAATACTCATACTACTGCGGGTTGGATAGTGAGAGATGAACATGGAGCTTATAAGGGTGCAGCTCATGCACGAGGCAAACAAGTACTGACTGTTTTGGAAAGCGAATTACAGGGGATTTTGATGGCTTTACAGCATTGTTGGTCACAAGGACATCGGAGGATAATTATTGAAGGGGATAATATTAAGGCCATGGATCTTCTAAATGATAAGTTGCTACATTTCTCAAGCTACAACTGGATTCGAGAGATTCGCTGGTGGAAGCAAAAGTTTGAGCAGGTGGTGTTCAAGTGGATTAAAAGAGAAGGAAACAAAGCGGCAGACAAGTTGGCAAAACAAATGTTGGAATATCAAAGTTCTTTCAGTTTCTATTATTATGTTCCTTCTTTCCTCTCAAACATATTACATGAGGATTATGTATTATCTCAACATCATTAA